The nucleotide sequence aacattcatattTTATTCAGGAAACATTCGTGTTTTATACAGGATATACAAATCTGAGACAAGATACTTGGGCACACAACTATAGCTGCAACACTTTCCAAGCTGCATTGTAGTGATTAAGTTGTTCAGCCAGCTGTTTACTATACAACAGTTTTTAATAATGCTATTTACAAAGGAGCTAAAAGTGCTCATCTACCAAGTAAAGGCCACACTCAGGTTTCACAGCcagtgaaaacaaaataattatgtaCACTGTAAACAACACAGGGCATGACATTCATTTGCTAACCACAAATAAGAACCCAGAGAATCAAGCATACAGTGATGAGTGATTTCTTTAAAAACCATATACCAGAATTTATACATCTGAATGAGCAACATCCCCTTCAAAGTGGTCCCCTTGAGACACTATTATGCTTCTCCCACTGATTTGCATTAGAAGTTTTCTCCTGTCATCAGTGCCTGTCATTCAAACCATTTTCAATTCAGACACTCTCCATTTACTCTATCACTCCACTCTTACCCCACCCAACTGGGCTCTTTCTAAAACATGGGTGCCATCTAGAATGTACATTTcattgaggtttaaaaaaatatgattgtataattgtttaaaaataaaatcactcatTGCTTTAGAGTTAAACTTGACACAGGTTCTTTCTGGTCCTCTTTAGCTTCTTGTCTTATAGACAGCACGGCTTTAACCACGCAGATCAGGGACCCAGTGATTGTCATGAAGACCCAGCTTACAGCCAGGAACACCCTTCTGGGATCGGTGACAGCACATCCAGTAGCCAGGGCCATAGGGTAAGGCTTGACAGTAGGGCTTCGGATGCCATCGGCAGAGTGACACATCCCCCTTTACATACTTTTTTTTGCACTTCTTACAGGGATCTTCTTTATAGCGTGGATCTCGAACCCAGCGAGAATCTGCTGGTCTGATGTTATAGTATTCAATGATGAATTTAAAATAGCAGCAAGTGCATTTAAGAGCTACCAAACTCTTTGTTGGAAGAAACCTAAAAATTTTCACCATTATATGATGGGGCAGGAAGGCCATATACTGTGGAGGTTCTAGCAGCTGTTGAATTTTAAACCTGGTCTCCAAAAAGTCATGAGACACCCGTTTCTTAAAAAAGGAACCCTCTAAAACCTGCAATGTATTTCCCATAGTGCTTTCCAGAGTAGAGTGAGGCAGTGCAAAGGACTCTACCACTGAAACACCTTTTCCTCCAAGTTCTGGTTCATCTTCTGAAGAATCTGCATTTGGGAGGGGTCTTGGGGAACCTCTTTTGCTTTCACTCGACTTGGAACAAGTTTTTTCAGGCTGATTAGGCTGTAGAAAGAACAACATCCCTGGGAGTGGATCTTCACAAAGGCTTATGCTAGAATCTTGTTCTTTCTCCACCCTGGACACAGAAATACTAATACATACAGATTCCCTCATTCTTTGATCAGGATTCTGGCTAGGAAATGGCACAATCTTCTTACTCATACAATCAATAGTTATGCCTTTGCTTTGCATAGTATCTGAGGGCAACTCAGAAGCTTTGGGACAGGTAAGAGAATGAAAAGATGACCCGAGCTCCTCAGTCATTTCCACATCACATCTACTTCTTGTTTTCATAGCAGTCTGTTGACTTGGCTCTAACCCCACATTGTCCATGTGGAAATCCATGCCTGGTGGCAATGAAGTTGTAGAGGCACATTCCCAAGACTGGGTTCCCTGCAGAGAAGAGTGGTGGTCAACTCTCTCAGAAGCACAATCTCTAGTTACAACAGCAGCAGGATTTGCCTGAGTGTCTGGGACCTCAGGTGATTCTTTCTCTGCTTCCTTCCCATCTGCCCGAGTTCCATTTGCCAGCAGCACCCTGCCCACGTGCCTCCGGAAACTATTATTTCTAGAAAGGCCTCCCCCCATTTCACGCTCTCTCTGATGTTTCAGGCACTCTGACTCCAGCCTAGCCACCATGTCGAGCACATGCACAGTTTCACCCTGTGGCTTGCTACCCTTGGAGTTTCCTCTTTGGGCAGACTCCTCATGGGCTTCCAAGACACAGAACAGATCAGATGGTGGGGGCGTCTCTTTAGATTGCCTAGCAAATCTCAGTGTGGCAGAAGAATTTAGGCAGTTTTTGGTACAGGTAGCAAGCAAAGCACTTGCTCGCTGCTCTAGAAAAGCAACCATTTCAATGACTGATGCAGGTCTCCCTGGATAGAATCCATTTCCACTGTCACTCATATAATGCAAGGAACAGTGCTCGATATCACAAGCAAAAGGCTCAGACTGGTAGGATCTAATATTGGTCTCTTTCATCCTTTCTAACTGTATCTTGACTTTTTTAAGATCCACTGATTTCTTCCTTCGCTTGGTAGCTCTTCCATCAATATCCCAAGTGCTTTTAATTTTCATTGAACCTGTCCTGTTGTTACACTGATGGGCTGCAAAAAAGGCAATTTTCTCCTTAGTATTTCCAGGTTTCACAACAGCCCAGATACACAGAggcccttcttcttctccttgatGGATTGCCATGGGTGGTATGTTAGTCTTGTCTTTAACACTCAAGTTTTCGGCAGGACCTTTTCCACTCATATTACACATAATATTCAGTGAAATAATCCCAAAAGGATCTATTCTATTCTTAAATGATTCGTGGAAAGTTTCATCACCAATTTCCAAAGGTCAGTGTTTCTTCCGTAATTTATAATTTGGGTTTACACATGCCAAATGccctataaaaaagaaatgtacaattagtaaaataatttctttctagaacgaaaagtcaataaaatttagaataacatgcattttttatttgaatatatcattgttaaaataaaacatgaaaaatcgAGAAGCATAGGAATAAAACCTTATATTAACTTATACAGGGTGAAGTTACCAGAATTAAATGACAAATGATACATAATGGCTGTGTAATTATAAAGTATAAGTTTTGTTCCtgaaaagagaaaactaagagCAGGAAAAATGCAAATACCAGAATTACTTGATGTTTTAAGTTTTGTTGAACTCCTACCCTCCcacccctttaaaaaaaacttttattacaAGGGATGGGTCATTGGGTAGGGGAGAAAGTGTATATTCATGAAGAtgccaaaacaaaaatatattaataaattttgtttttattaaagccctatcttctgacttagaatcgatactaagtactggtcccaaggcagaagactggtaaaggctaggcagttggggttaagtgacttgtctagagtcacacagctagaaagtgtttgaggccaaatttgaatccaggacctcccatctccaagcttgagtctctatccattgagccacctagctgcccctatcaataagttttaaaaaaacaacctttaacCAAAAGCCAGGGCCTCAGTAGTCATGTAACCCCTACCCCTTCCCTATACCTTTAACCAGGAGACCAGAAGCAGAAATAGTACAGAGAATCTACATGCAGCTTTGTTAATGCCAAATCCTTGTTAAATATCCTTTTCCTGCTGAGTATCCTTCACTTGCTAAGGAAATCTCTGTCAATTGTCTGATGTTCTATGAATACAGTATTTCATTTCAAGATCAAACACGAGGTACTTGGGCTAGCATGAGTCAGGTCTGATCTACTACATCAAGTTTCATATTAACCAGGATAAACAGCAAAGTTTCACCTAATGGCATGTCATGGGTGATACACTTTTCCTTGGTTTCAGCCTGTGGTTTTCTGCAGTACTCAAAATGGACACAATGAGTGGCATACCCAAACAACCGCCTTTCTGTGCTAACCACTTTTGGCTTCTGCATAAACTCTACTGCCCTGTCATTTCTAGGGCCACAAAACATAAAAAGGGGATTCGGAAATTTAGTAATAGTTTTGTTCCTGAAAGGCTGATCTTCTGTCtctacactatatatatatacacacacacatatatgtacacacacatagtCTTTCATTTTTAGCAACCTTTGCATAATCtgttctttttgtcttcctcttcCACATATTAGTTTAGGTGTTACTGATGGTAGGAAATTAATGCAATACCCATTAATGTATTCACAAAGGGTTTTGTTTGTTGATGAGTTATCAAACTATAAAATTAGTTCAACCGATGTGGATTGGAAAAGCATATATACAAAGGTGAAGGCAATACTAAAATCCTAACTACAATGACAAGTTCTTGGACAAAATGTCCAAAAAAAACATTGATGTGTACCCATGTACACCACAGATCTCAGACCACATGTTCCTGTGGGAGTCAGGCCCTACTGtacaattttacttttaaaagtttgccacaggggggcagctgggtagctcagtggattgagagtcaggcctagagacaggaggtcctaggttcaaatccggcctccaacacttcccagctgtgtgaccttgggcaagtcacttgacccccattgcccacccttaccactccttccacctaggagccaatacacagaagttatgggtttaaaaaaaaaaaaaaaaaagcttgccaCAACAAGTTCCAAAAATCCTAAATGGTTTCCAAGCAGCAACTGAACATTAGAAAAACCTATGAGTGCTTTAGAAGTCATTTGATCCAGCTTCTTTCTTTCAATATCTCCTGGCAATTGGTCATACAGATTTCTTCAGCATTAGGGCAACCAATTATATTAATGGACAACTATAACTGTTAAATAAGTTATTCTTATTATTGAACACAAGTCTGCTTTCCTGTCATCCGGGTTGTCCAGGCATAGCTCTCTGGACCAAAATGCAGTGAGTTTCATTTATAGAAGAGACCCTAAAATAACTGAAAACCCTATTCTGTCAGCTCCAGCAACCTAATGTAACAACCCTAGTTGAGGTTCTCACCACAAGTTGTCTAAAATGACCAAGTCTTATAATTGATCCTCCACCACCCAATTTCATCCTTCATGCTGACGACAGAATGAATGTTCTTAACATAGGTCTTTTTCTTATTCTCATGCTCAAATGCCTTCCATGGCTCTATATTTCCTTATACAAAATAAAAGGCTACTTAGCTTGGGATTCAAAGATCTTTCAGAATCTGGCTCCCATTTGCCTCTCCATATCATCTACTATCCTGCAAGCTAAACTGAATTACTCTCTACTTCTCTGTACCTTCACGGAGAAGATGCCTCATACTCAAGGTGCCACCTCCCCCACTACACTTTCCCTGGTCTTCTTAAAGGTCTTATACTTCTAGGCATCTTCTAGGTATTTACATGACATTTATTGGAGCTAAATGTCTGTCTTCCATCTCTCTTGCTAGACTTTAAGCTCCACAAGAACAGAaacttcttttttcatctttacatATGTGGACTAGTAGCAAAATGCCTTAATtcaataggtgtttaataaatgttcgaTGAATTGAATATAGTTATTTCATCCTTCCCATAGTCTTTTATTTCCCAGactctattttctcctttgattgttTCATCCTCTGTCACTCCTGAAGACTTGGTTTCCCCCCCAAAGGACAATGAACATATCACTGGCCATCTTTTTTTCAGTACCTGCAGCTTCTCTTATCAGTctgtgtgccatagattcaccatcactgttctagatcttTATTCTTCCAATTGTATTTAATTCAACACTTTCCACTGAACTAATcttttacaatattttcctgaGGAAAAGGGCAAGTCTGACTAAAATGTAAAAGTCTAAGATCAGAGACAAAAACAGTTCTATACAAAGTTATTTTTAGCAGACCCTAGTTTAGTAAGCATGGGGGAGGGGNgggggggggggggggggggggggggggggggggggggggggggggggggggggggggggggggggggggggggggggggggggggggggggggggggggggggggggggggggggggggggggggggggggggggggggggggggggggggggggggggggggggggggggggggggggggggggggggggggggggggggggggggggggggggggggggggggggggggggggggggggggggggggggggggggggggggggggggggggggggggggggggggggggggggggggggggggggggggggggggggggggggggggggggggggggggggggggggggggggggggggggggggggggggggggggggggggggggggggagggggagtgttAGAAGACTCAGCAGAAGTAAAATCCTGATCTAAAAACTTCAAGCCCAGAATTATACAAGTATGTGATcttaggcatgtcacttaatacCTCTCTGGcactcaatttcctcacctgtaaaatgagagttggacttGACCTTCTGGCTTTATACTATGGTCCTATGAACCTTCCATTtctgaaaagggaaaatattttattaattttgcttcaggattttatatataaaggTTATTATTCCTCTGCCCTAGAACACTGatctccctcccatccccaatcttaaaaacaaaatcttttgttCTTACCATCCTCTCAAGCTTTCACAGTAAAACTTAGGAAAAGCAGTCTATATTAATAGCCTTAACTTTATCGCCTCCTACTCACTTTGtgaaatctggcttccaacccCATCAGGCAACAGAAATTCTTTTTACCAACGATCTTTTTAATTGTCAGATCCAATGGCACTTTCTTAAATCCCTATTCTTAACTTCTCATAACAACTGagactttagggggcagctgggtggctcagtggattgagagccaggcctagagaggtccctgggttcaaatctggcctcagatacttcccagctgtgtgaccctgggcaagtcacttaaccccctttgcctagcccttaccactcttctgcctaagaaccaatacatagtattgattctaaagtggaaggtaagggtttaaaaaaatagagactttataaatgcttactgattaacAGCTGATTCCCCATCCTTCTAAACACATCCTCCTCGTTCCTGAGAATCTCTCCACCTACATGAATGtctttcttggtttcctttgcTAGATCAATATCCCAGTCAACAATCCTTGTGTGGGCAATGACAGGGCTCTGTTCTAGGTCTCTCTTCTACACTCTCCATGATCTCACCAAATCACATGGGTTCAGATCTCATAATTATGCAGACAACTCTAAATAAATCtcaaatttaacaagcattttttgaGTGCCTACAATATGgaaatgtaaagacaaaaaatgaacaaCTGTCCCTgcctttaaaaaacatatattctactggaggagacaaaattcatataaatacatttaaataatacaaaaaattacAAGGTAATGGGGGAGGGATATGCCAATAGATGATGGGTATTAGAAAAGGTGGAATTTATTCTAAAAGAAACCAAGGATTTTAAGAAACCTGGGGAACAGTCACTAAAAAAGTATCTAGGAGAGAGTTTCATGGAACTTCTTGCTATGAAACACAGCAAGGTCAGTTTGGGTGAATAACAGTGCAAAAAGGGTAATAATGTATAATGAGTCTGTAAAGACAGGTTTTGAAAGGTtgt is from Gracilinanus agilis isolate LMUSP501 chromosome 2, AgileGrace, whole genome shotgun sequence and encodes:
- the FBXO34 gene encoding LOW QUALITY PROTEIN: F-box only protein 34 (The sequence of the model RefSeq protein was modified relative to this genomic sequence to represent the inferred CDS: deleted 1 base in 1 codon; substituted 1 base at 1 genomic stop codon), encoding MCNMSGKGPAENLSVKDKTNIPPMAIHQGEEEGPLCIWAVVKPGNTKEKIAFFAAHQCNNRTGSMKIKSTWDIDGRATKRRKKSVDLKKVKIQLERMKETNIRSYQSEPFACDIEHCSLHYMSDSGNGFYPGRPASVIEMVAFLEQRASALLATCTKNCLNSSATLRFARQSKETPPPSDLFCVLEAHEESAQRGNSKGSKPQGETVHVLDMVARLESECLKHQREREMGGGLSRNNSFRRHVGRVLLANGTRADGKEAEKESPEVPDTQANPAAVVTRDCASERVDHHSSLQGTQSWECASTTSLPPGMDFHMDNVGLEPSQQTAMKTRSRCDVEMTEELGSSFHSLTCPKASELPSDTMQSKGITIDCMSKKIVPFPSQNPDQRMRESVCISISVSRVEKEQDSSISLCEDPLPGMLFFLQPNQPEKTCSKSSESKRGSPRPLPNADSSEDEPELGGKGVSVVESFALPHSTLESTMGNTLQVLEGSFFKKRVSHDFLETRFKIQQLLEPPQYMAFLPHHIMVKIFRFLPTKSLVALKCTCCYFKFIIEYYNIRPADSRWVRDPRYKEDPCKKCKKSMXRGMCHSADGIRSPTVKPYPMALATGCAVTDPRRVFLAVSWVFMTITGSLICVVKAVLSIRQEAKEDQKEPVSSLTLKQ